From the genome of Desmodus rotundus isolate HL8 chromosome 2, HLdesRot8A.1, whole genome shotgun sequence, one region includes:
- the HES1 gene encoding transcription factor HES-1 yields the protein MPADIMEKNSSSPVAATPASVNTTPDKPKTASEHRKSSKPIMEKRRRARINESLSQLKTLILDALKKDSSRHSKLEKADILEMTVKHLRNLQRAQMTAALSTDPSVLGKYRAGFSECMNEVTRFLSTCEGVNTEVRTRLLGHLANCMTQINAMTYPGQPHPVLQAPPPPPPGPGGPQHAPFAPPPPLVPIPGGAAPPPGGAPCKLGSPAGEAAKVFGGFQVVPAPDGQFAFLIPNGAFAHSGPVIPVYTSNSGTSVGPNAVSPSSGPSLTADSMWRPWRN from the exons atgccAGCTGATATAATGGAGAAAAATTCCTCGTCCCCGGTGGCTGCTACTCCAGCCAGTGTCAACACGACACCGGATAAACCAAAGACAGCATCTGAGCACAGAAAG tCATCAAAGCCTATCATGGAAAAAAGACGAAGAGCAAGAATAAATGAAAGTCTGAGCCAGCTGAAAACATTGATTTTGGATGCTCTTAAGAAAGAT AGCTCGAGGCATTCCAAACTGGAGAAAGCAGACATTCTGGAAATGACAGTGAAGCACCTCCGGAACCTGCAGCGGGCACAGATGACGG CCGCGCTAAGCACAGACCCGAGCGTTCTGGGGAAGTACCGCGCGGGTTTCAGCGAGTGCATGAACGAGGTGACCCGCTTCCTGTCCACGTGCGAGGGCGTTAACACCGAGGTGCGCACCCGGCTGCTTGGCCACTTGGCCAACTGCATGACCCAGATCAACGCCATGACCTACCCGGGGCAGCCGCACCCGGTCTTGCAAGCGCCGCCACCGCCCCCGCCAGGACCCGGCGGTCCGCAGCACGCGCCGTTCGCGCCGCCGCCTCCGTTGGTGCCCATACCCGGGGGCGCGGCGCCCCCTCCCGGCGGCGCGCCCTGCAAGCTGGGCAGCCCGGCTGGAGAGGCGGCTAAGGTGTTCGGTGGCTTCCAGGTGGTGCCGGCTCCTGACGGCCAATTTGCCTTCCTCATCCCCAATGGGGCCTTCGCTCACAGTGGTCCCGTCATCCCAGTTTACACCAGCAACAGTGGGACCTCTGTGGGGCCCAACGCAGTGTCGCCTTCCAGCGGCCCTTCGCTCACGGCGGACTCCATGTGGAGGCCCTGGCGGAACTGA